A section of the Streptomyces sp. SCL15-4 genome encodes:
- a CDS encoding helix-turn-helix transcriptional regulator: MRTRTQRRRPELAAFLRSRRARVTPADVGMPPGLRRRTPGLRREEVAQLSGVGVTWYTWLEQGRPINASPQVLDAVARTLRLDPPEREHLYRLAEVPFQPDREGLGRRIGREVQGIIDALDPLLAVVYNARYDILATNAAYRDLFLMPPVGAAGAGLQNALWTLFTLPEGICPLVHREVELPLMVATLRSSYGRHVGEPAWEDYIRGLSAASAWFAELWASCEVVPPGPRVKTFRHAAVGEMRMTSQSLSIDGMPECRIVVYSPEDEDARAKITMLRERRERLFPPAAQEVVPH; encoded by the coding sequence ATGAGGACGAGGACACAGCGGCGCAGGCCGGAGCTGGCGGCCTTTCTGCGCAGCAGGCGGGCCCGGGTCACACCGGCCGATGTGGGGATGCCGCCGGGGCTGCGGCGGCGCACCCCCGGGCTGCGCCGGGAGGAGGTCGCGCAGCTCTCGGGAGTGGGCGTGACCTGGTACACGTGGCTGGAGCAGGGCCGGCCGATCAATGCCTCGCCGCAGGTGCTGGACGCGGTGGCGCGCACGCTGCGGCTGGACCCGCCGGAGCGGGAGCACCTGTACCGGCTGGCGGAGGTGCCCTTCCAGCCGGACCGCGAGGGGCTCGGCCGGCGGATCGGCCGGGAGGTGCAGGGCATCATCGACGCCCTCGACCCGTTGCTGGCGGTGGTGTACAACGCGCGGTACGACATCCTGGCCACCAACGCGGCCTACCGCGACCTGTTCCTGATGCCGCCGGTCGGCGCGGCCGGCGCGGGCCTGCAGAACGCGCTGTGGACGCTGTTCACGCTGCCGGAGGGGATCTGCCCGCTGGTGCACCGGGAGGTGGAGCTGCCGCTGATGGTGGCGACGCTGCGGTCCTCCTACGGCAGACACGTGGGCGAGCCGGCCTGGGAGGACTACATACGCGGGCTGTCGGCGGCGAGCGCCTGGTTCGCGGAGCTGTGGGCGAGCTGTGAGGTGGTGCCTCCGGGGCCGCGGGTGAAGACCTTCCGGCACGCGGCGGTCGGCGAGATGCGGATGACCTCGCAGTCGCTGTCCATCGACGGGATGCCCGAGTGCCGGATCGTGGTCTACAGCCCGGAGGACGAGGACGCGCGAGCGAAGATCACGATGCTGCGCGAGCGCAGGGAGCGGCTGTTCCCGCCGGCGGCCCAGGAGGTGGTCCCGCACTGA
- a CDS encoding MFS transporter: MAALDVFIVNVAAPSIGTGLHASGADLQLVVAGYTITYSVLLITGARLGDRLGHGRVHLAGLTLFTAASLACGLAWGATELIVFRLAQGAGSALMIPQVLSLIQRTFTGEARARALGAYSAVLAVGAAAGQVAGGMLVGADLFGTGWRPVFLVNVPVGAVLLVLGRKVLPPRGTAGRDRDRALDLPGLVLLGAAVSLLTVPLVLGQEEDWPLWSWLSLAGAAVLFAVFRGHESRLARRGGAPLITPRVLRHPGIGRAVFRILAAMSVNAGFLFALTLHVQGGLGYGALRAGLTFVPTAVLFGAVSLTWRKWPAAWQRALAPAGFTLTAVSVAVAGLAFRGGGSGGAVLYAGYAGTGAGLALAFSPTLTGALATVRPEDAADASGLLATVAQLGQLIGVAAFGTLFLNRIESFGALGPYTSAEAFRVCAWALAGTAAAGAVSGLVLRRR; encoded by the coding sequence ATGGCGGCGCTCGACGTCTTCATCGTGAACGTCGCGGCCCCCTCGATCGGGACCGGCCTGCACGCCTCGGGCGCCGACCTGCAACTGGTGGTGGCCGGCTACACCATCACCTACTCCGTACTGCTGATCACCGGCGCCCGGCTCGGGGACCGGCTCGGCCACGGCCGGGTGCACCTCGCCGGACTGACCCTGTTCACCGCGGCCTCGCTCGCCTGCGGACTGGCCTGGGGCGCGACCGAGCTGATCGTGTTCCGGCTGGCCCAGGGCGCGGGCTCGGCGCTGATGATCCCGCAGGTGCTCAGCCTCATCCAGCGCACCTTCACCGGCGAGGCCCGGGCCCGGGCGCTCGGCGCCTACTCGGCGGTCCTGGCCGTCGGTGCGGCGGCCGGACAGGTAGCCGGTGGCATGCTGGTCGGCGCGGACCTGTTCGGCACCGGCTGGCGGCCGGTGTTCCTGGTCAACGTGCCGGTGGGTGCCGTACTGCTCGTGCTGGGCCGCAAGGTCCTGCCGCCGCGCGGTACGGCCGGGCGGGACCGGGACCGGGCCCTGGACCTGCCCGGACTGGTGCTGCTGGGCGCCGCCGTGTCGTTGTTGACCGTGCCGCTGGTGCTCGGGCAGGAGGAGGACTGGCCGCTGTGGTCGTGGCTGTCGCTGGCCGGGGCCGCGGTGCTGTTCGCCGTGTTCCGCGGCCACGAGTCCCGGCTGGCCCGGCGCGGCGGTGCCCCGCTCATCACGCCCCGGGTGCTGCGGCACCCCGGCATCGGGCGGGCCGTCTTCCGGATCCTCGCGGCGATGTCGGTCAACGCCGGCTTCCTCTTCGCGCTGACCCTGCACGTGCAGGGCGGCCTCGGCTACGGCGCCCTGCGTGCCGGGCTGACCTTCGTGCCGACCGCGGTCCTCTTCGGTGCCGTCAGCCTCACCTGGCGGAAGTGGCCGGCGGCCTGGCAACGGGCGCTGGCGCCGGCCGGGTTCACGCTCACCGCGGTGTCCGTCGCCGTCGCCGGACTCGCCTTCCGCGGCGGCGGGTCCGGCGGAGCGGTGCTGTACGCGGGGTACGCGGGCACGGGAGCCGGGCTGGCGCTCGCGTTCAGCCCGACGCTCACCGGGGCACTCGCCACCGTGCGGCCCGAGGACGCGGCGGACGCCAGCGGCCTGCTGGCGACGGTCGCGCAACTCGGCCAGCTGATCGGCGTGGCGGCTTTCGGCACACTGTTCCTGAACCGGATCGAGTCGTTCGGGGCCCTCGGGCCGTACACCTCCGCGGAGGCGTTCCGGGTCTGCGCCTGGGCGCTGGCCGGGACGGCCGCGGCGGGCGCCGTGTCCGGACTGGTACTGAGGCGTCGCTGA
- a CDS encoding glycosyltransferase 87 family protein has product MTEIAPPPAHRRIPVALGVCLASFAVFWAAQRAAHVSMVDLMVYRAEGAAVRAGGDLYALRATSARLPTTYPPFAALLFTPLSVPDTALLRTLATAGNLALLVAFVRLSLKLVGHARAESVWWVAATAVWCEPVWTTLRYGQINLLLAVLVLWDLTRRPAGGYDRWSGVGLGLAAALKLTPALFPVFLLATGLADRLRGGRGEPWLRHARGAAVAFAGATLLAAAVLPYDSWRFWTRMVFRASRVGPAEDTANQALRGILARLLHTPDPAALWTAGAAVLGVLGVAVAVRAELRGRRAWSVCACAVTALLVSPVSWSHHWVWCVPLVLLLWTRGHRAAALGALLVFWSYVPWWVPHGPGRPELHLDGARLLLSAGYGITGALFLALARTSLPRSVTGEIRVKP; this is encoded by the coding sequence ATGACCGAGATCGCGCCGCCACCAGCACACCGCCGGATCCCGGTCGCCCTGGGCGTGTGCCTGGCGTCCTTCGCGGTCTTCTGGGCGGCACAACGGGCCGCGCACGTGTCGATGGTCGACCTGATGGTCTACCGGGCCGAGGGAGCCGCCGTGCGCGCCGGCGGCGACCTGTACGCGCTGCGGGCGACCAGCGCGCGCCTTCCCACCACCTATCCGCCGTTCGCGGCCCTGCTGTTCACGCCGCTGTCCGTGCCGGACACCGCGCTGCTGCGCACGCTGGCGACGGCCGGCAATCTCGCGCTGCTGGTGGCCTTCGTGCGGCTGTCGCTGAAACTCGTCGGCCACGCGCGCGCGGAGAGCGTCTGGTGGGTCGCGGCGACGGCCGTGTGGTGCGAGCCGGTGTGGACGACCCTGCGCTACGGCCAGATCAACCTGCTGCTGGCGGTGCTGGTGCTGTGGGACCTGACCCGCCGTCCGGCCGGCGGGTACGACCGCTGGAGCGGGGTGGGCCTCGGGCTGGCCGCGGCGCTCAAGCTGACGCCCGCGCTGTTCCCCGTGTTCCTGCTCGCCACGGGCCTCGCGGACCGTCTGCGGGGCGGGCGGGGCGAGCCGTGGCTGCGGCACGCGCGCGGGGCGGCCGTCGCGTTCGCCGGAGCGACCCTGCTGGCGGCGGCCGTCCTGCCGTACGACTCCTGGCGCTTCTGGACGCGCATGGTGTTCCGCGCGAGCCGGGTCGGGCCGGCGGAGGACACCGCCAACCAGGCCCTGCGCGGGATCCTGGCCCGCCTCCTGCACACGCCCGACCCGGCGGCCCTCTGGACGGCCGGCGCGGCCGTGCTGGGCGTCCTGGGCGTCGCGGTGGCCGTACGGGCGGAATTGCGGGGCCGGCGGGCCTGGTCGGTGTGCGCCTGCGCGGTCACCGCCCTGCTGGTGAGCCCGGTGTCCTGGTCCCACCACTGGGTGTGGTGCGTGCCGCTGGTGCTGCTGCTGTGGACGCGCGGACACCGGGCGGCGGCCCTGGGCGCCCTGCTGGTCTTCTGGTCGTACGTCCCGTGGTGGGTGCCGCACGGACCCGGCCGGCCGGAACTCCACCTGGACGGAGCGCGTTTGCTGCTGTCGGCCGGCTACGGGATCACCGGTGCGCTCTTCCTCGCGCTGGCCCGGACATCGTTGCCGAGGTCCGTAACCGGCGAGATCCGCGTCAAGCCGTGA
- a CDS encoding NADH-ubiquinone oxidoreductase-F iron-sulfur binding region domain-containing protein has product MNEALPDVPEVRVVGLPQLTSGFDLVARLDLPMHLKVHGPLDPLGGEQLAQLAERINLKGRGGAGFPFHKKLRSVAESAIRRGVRPVVVVNGSEDEPACRKDTVLINRAPHLILDGALLCAEALGARTLVIGVTRESTQRSMEAALAERGLGNSRRAALRAWVQRNPVRMVTGAAASLIRSIDGGPAIPPGRKVSASQSGVGGAPTLLSNAETFAQLAVAARIGPERYANTGLYDEPGTVMLTVSGAVARPMVVEVPTGVPLRYVLQLAGAPPVPQGVLTGGYHGKWIDAATVDEAIVSRNSLDAVGGSLGAGAILPIGQETCPLGESLRVAQWLAEESAGQCGPCYLGLPAAARGLEDILNGGGPAALEALKQVAKNVKRRGACSHPDGSAMFLESTLKAFTDDLAAHVLGNGCGRPVEGVLPLFEGGRAPTGVPGGGEPAESGASRQKIHVDWTLCRGHGLCADILPEVFELGADGFPTVAQAQVPRYAEAKALRAVRRCPALALRIEEDTRGQAPARNLPVLSQGRGRRALGR; this is encoded by the coding sequence GTGAACGAGGCCCTGCCCGACGTCCCCGAGGTCCGCGTGGTCGGCCTCCCCCAGCTCACGTCGGGCTTCGACCTTGTGGCGCGGCTCGACCTGCCGATGCACCTGAAGGTGCACGGACCGCTCGACCCACTGGGCGGCGAACAACTGGCCCAGCTCGCCGAACGCATCAACCTGAAGGGGCGCGGCGGAGCCGGTTTCCCCTTCCACAAGAAGCTGCGCTCGGTCGCCGAGTCGGCGATCAGGCGCGGGGTGCGGCCGGTCGTCGTCGTCAACGGCAGCGAGGACGAACCGGCCTGCCGCAAGGACACGGTGCTGATCAACCGCGCACCGCACCTCATCCTGGACGGCGCGCTGCTGTGCGCCGAGGCGCTCGGGGCGCGCACGCTCGTCATCGGCGTCACCCGGGAGTCCACGCAGCGCTCCATGGAGGCGGCGCTCGCCGAACGCGGTCTGGGCAACAGCCGCAGAGCGGCGCTCCGCGCGTGGGTGCAGCGCAATCCGGTGCGCATGGTCACCGGCGCCGCCGCCTCGCTGATCCGCTCGATCGACGGCGGCCCGGCGATCCCGCCCGGCCGCAAGGTCAGCGCCTCGCAGAGCGGCGTCGGCGGGGCGCCCACACTGCTGTCGAACGCGGAGACGTTCGCGCAGCTCGCGGTCGCCGCCCGCATCGGCCCGGAGCGCTATGCCAACACGGGCCTGTACGACGAACCGGGCACCGTGATGCTCACCGTGTCCGGCGCCGTCGCCCGCCCGATGGTGGTCGAGGTCCCCACCGGCGTGCCGCTGCGCTACGTCCTGCAGCTCGCGGGCGCCCCGCCGGTGCCGCAGGGCGTGCTGACCGGCGGCTACCACGGCAAGTGGATCGACGCGGCGACCGTGGACGAGGCGATCGTCTCGCGCAACTCGCTGGACGCGGTGGGCGGTTCGCTGGGCGCGGGCGCGATCCTGCCGATCGGCCAGGAGACGTGCCCGCTGGGCGAGTCGCTGCGGGTGGCGCAGTGGCTGGCCGAGGAGAGCGCCGGCCAGTGCGGACCCTGCTATCTGGGGCTGCCCGCCGCCGCGCGCGGGCTGGAGGACATCCTGAACGGCGGCGGCCCGGCCGCTCTGGAGGCGCTGAAGCAGGTCGCGAAGAACGTGAAGCGGCGCGGCGCGTGTTCGCACCCGGACGGCTCGGCGATGTTCCTGGAGTCGACCCTCAAGGCGTTCACCGACGACTTGGCGGCCCATGTCCTCGGAAACGGCTGCGGACGGCCCGTGGAGGGCGTTCTGCCGCTCTTCGAGGGAGGCAGGGCCCCGACGGGCGTCCCGGGCGGCGGGGAGCCCGCGGAGAGCGGCGCCAGCCGCCAGAAGATCCACGTCGACTGGACGCTGTGCCGGGGCCACGGGCTGTGCGCGGACATCCTGCCGGAGGTGTTCGAACTCGGCGCGGACGGCTTCCCGACCGTCGCCCAGGCCCAGGTGCCGCGCTACGCGGAGGCGAAGGCGCTGCGCGCCGTGCGCCGCTGCCCGGCGCTCGCCCTGCGCATCGAGGAGGACACGCGCGGGCAGGCGCCGGCGCGCAATCTGCCGGTGCTCTCCCAGGGACGCGGCCGGCGCGCGCTGGGCCGCTGA
- a CDS encoding cytochrome b/b6 domain-containing protein, with protein MNRRSTSSLPKPGRSAYGAASAVALLLIPVSVLAGGGRFREFMNFGAGVLSLVSLSCSVIWGLFAQDRIFLNTRQRIIGQAVHRTTAVASIAFLLLHITTKIALGHTEAIAAVVPFSLGVTGIAGLIGLGSLAGLLMIFVGVTGALRGTFATPAPVAARWRAMHMLAYPAWCAALIHGLYAGRAAKPVFVILYSLSLLAVMGALALRAAPRPVKRKVADRLAALFDGAGRPGPDNLEASRSRAAGPDRPGPRSRREPRPAPAAPLYQAPAAEPAAGFAAAYRAVSAPDRPRQPHPAARTAYADLPQALWPTESMPRADTPSGAPGGWPVPSPPPVGEAPPSAYNPLQDTGYTIPVHGGPDAAGYAGRDVYDTGETNGRYGAYHPGDTFDGGPATEPLPGSPYGAPGSGEPWNTPSGGFE; from the coding sequence ATGAATCGTCGTAGTACCAGCTCGCTCCCCAAACCGGGCCGCTCGGCCTATGGGGCGGCGTCCGCTGTCGCCCTGTTGCTCATACCGGTGTCCGTACTGGCCGGAGGCGGCCGGTTCCGCGAGTTCATGAACTTCGGCGCGGGCGTGCTGTCCCTTGTCTCGCTGAGCTGCTCGGTGATCTGGGGCCTGTTCGCCCAGGACCGCATCTTCCTGAACACCCGGCAGCGGATCATCGGGCAGGCGGTGCACCGGACGACCGCGGTCGCCTCGATCGCGTTCCTGTTGCTGCACATCACCACGAAGATCGCGCTCGGCCACACGGAGGCGATCGCCGCCGTCGTCCCGTTCTCGCTCGGCGTCACCGGAATCGCCGGCCTGATCGGGCTGGGCTCGCTCGCGGGCCTGCTGATGATCTTCGTAGGGGTCACCGGCGCCCTGCGCGGCACCTTCGCCACCCCGGCCCCGGTCGCCGCGCGCTGGCGGGCCATGCACATGCTGGCCTATCCGGCGTGGTGCGCCGCGCTGATCCACGGCCTCTACGCGGGTCGCGCGGCCAAACCCGTCTTCGTGATCCTCTACAGCCTGTCCCTGCTCGCCGTGATGGGCGCCCTCGCGCTGCGCGCCGCGCCACGCCCGGTCAAGCGCAAGGTCGCCGACCGGCTGGCGGCCCTGTTCGACGGCGCCGGGCGGCCCGGCCCCGACAACCTGGAGGCGAGCCGCTCCCGTGCGGCCGGCCCGGACCGGCCCGGACCGCGCAGCCGCCGGGAGCCGCGGCCGGCGCCCGCCGCCCCGCTCTACCAGGCCCCGGCCGCCGAGCCCGCCGCCGGCTTCGCCGCGGCCTACCGAGCGGTGTCCGCCCCGGACCGCCCGCGGCAGCCCCACCCGGCCGCCCGGACCGCCTATGCGGACCTGCCGCAGGCTCTGTGGCCCACTGAGTCCATGCCGCGCGCGGACACCCCTTCCGGCGCCCCGGGCGGCTGGCCGGTGCCGTCCCCGCCGCCGGTCGGCGAGGCCCCGCCGTCCGCGTACAACCCGCTCCAGGACACCGGGTACACCATCCCGGTCCACGGCGGTCCGGACGCCGCGGGATACGCCGGACGTGACGTGTACGACACCGGTGAGACGAACGGCCGCTACGGCGCGTACCACCCGGGTGACACGTTCGACGGCGGTCCCGCCACCGAACCGCTGCCCGGCTCGCCCTACGGGGCACCGGGTTCGGGCGAACCATGGAACACGCCTTCCGGAGGCTTTGAGTGA
- the leuS gene encoding leucine--tRNA ligase encodes MSETNPAATAATSAEAAPHRYTAAMAAEIEARWQDFWDADGTYAAPNPTGDLAGDAELAAKPKKFIMDMFPYPSGAGLHVGHPLGYIATDVYARFQRMTGHNVLHTLGFDAFGLPAEQYAVQTGTHPRVSTEANIENMKAQLRRLGLGHDKRRSFATIDPEYYKWTQWIFLQIFNSWYDEEARKARPISELIAQFESGERAVAGTTRAWSELSARERAEVLGEYRLAYASDAPVNWCPGLGTVLANEEVTADGRSERGNYPVFKAKLRQWNMRITAYADRLLEDLEELDWPEAIKLQQRNWIGRSEGARIDFPIDGERITVFTTRPDTLFGATYMVLAPEHPLVEKFTPEAWPEGTHEVWTGGHATPAEAVAAYRAQAASKSDVERQAEAKDKTGVFTGAFATNPVSGERVPVFIADYVLMGYGTGAIMAVPGHDSRDFAFARAFELPIRCVVEPTDGRGTDPSAWDDAFVSYDAKIVNSDSDDLSLNGLGVADAKARITEWLAGKGIGEGTVNFRLRDWLFSRQRYWGEPFPIVYDEDGVAHALPESMLPLELPEVEDYSPRTFDPDDSDTQPETPLSRNEDWVNVTLDLGDGPKKYRRETNTMPNWAGSCWYEFRYLDPHNDRSLVDPEIERYWMGPREGLPHGGVDLYVGGAEHAVLHLLYARFWSKVLFDLGYVSSSEPFHKLFNQGMIQAYVYRDSRGIAVPAAEVEERDGAYYYQGEQVSRLLGKMGKSLKNAVTPDEIAAEYGADTLRLYEMAMGPLDVSRPWDTRAVVGQFRLLQRLWRNIVDESTGEVTVTDAEPDEETLRALHKAIDGVRQDLEGLRFNTAIAKVTELNNHLTKTGGAVPRSVAEPLVLMVAPLAPHIAEELWRRLGHTGSVVHRDFPVADPAYVVDETVTCVVQIKGKVKARLEVPPAISEEELEKVALADEKVIAALGGAGIRKVIVRAPKLVNIVPA; translated from the coding sequence ATGAGCGAGACGAACCCCGCTGCCACCGCCGCCACGTCGGCGGAGGCCGCGCCGCACCGCTACACGGCCGCCATGGCAGCCGAGATCGAGGCACGCTGGCAGGACTTCTGGGACGCCGACGGCACCTATGCGGCGCCGAACCCCACGGGTGATCTCGCGGGCGACGCCGAGCTGGCGGCCAAGCCCAAGAAGTTCATCATGGACATGTTCCCGTACCCCTCGGGCGCGGGCCTGCACGTCGGCCACCCGCTGGGCTACATCGCCACCGACGTCTACGCCCGGTTCCAGCGCATGACCGGCCACAACGTCCTGCACACCCTGGGCTTCGACGCCTTCGGCCTGCCCGCCGAGCAGTACGCCGTGCAGACCGGCACGCACCCGCGCGTGTCCACCGAGGCCAACATCGAGAACATGAAGGCCCAGCTGCGCCGGCTGGGCCTGGGCCACGACAAGCGCCGGTCGTTCGCCACGATCGACCCGGAGTACTACAAGTGGACCCAATGGATCTTCCTGCAGATCTTCAACTCCTGGTACGACGAGGAAGCGCGCAAGGCCCGCCCGATCTCCGAGCTGATCGCCCAGTTCGAGTCCGGTGAACGCGCCGTCGCGGGCACCACGCGCGCGTGGAGCGAGCTGAGCGCCCGCGAACGCGCCGAAGTCCTGGGCGAGTACCGCCTGGCCTACGCCTCCGACGCGCCCGTCAACTGGTGCCCCGGCCTGGGCACCGTACTGGCCAACGAGGAGGTCACCGCCGACGGCCGTTCCGAGCGCGGCAACTACCCCGTCTTCAAGGCCAAGCTGCGCCAGTGGAACATGCGCATCACCGCCTACGCCGACCGGCTGCTGGAGGACCTGGAGGAGCTGGACTGGCCCGAGGCCATCAAGCTGCAGCAGCGCAACTGGATCGGCCGCAGCGAGGGCGCCCGCATCGACTTCCCGATCGACGGCGAGCGCATCACGGTCTTCACCACCCGCCCCGACACGTTGTTCGGCGCCACCTACATGGTGCTGGCGCCCGAACACCCGCTGGTCGAGAAGTTCACCCCCGAGGCATGGCCCGAGGGCACGCACGAGGTGTGGACCGGCGGCCACGCCACCCCCGCCGAGGCCGTCGCCGCCTACCGCGCGCAGGCCGCCTCGAAGTCCGACGTCGAGCGGCAGGCCGAGGCCAAGGACAAGACCGGCGTCTTCACCGGCGCGTTCGCGACCAACCCGGTCAGCGGCGAGCGGGTCCCGGTCTTCATCGCCGACTACGTCCTGATGGGCTACGGCACCGGCGCGATCATGGCCGTCCCGGGCCACGACAGCCGCGACTTCGCCTTCGCGCGCGCCTTCGAGCTGCCCATCCGCTGCGTGGTCGAGCCGACCGACGGCCGCGGCACCGACCCGTCCGCCTGGGACGACGCCTTCGTCTCCTACGACGCGAAGATCGTCAACTCCGACAGCGACGACCTCAGCCTGAACGGCCTGGGAGTCGCCGACGCCAAGGCGCGCATCACCGAGTGGCTGGCCGGCAAGGGCATCGGCGAGGGCACCGTCAACTTCCGGCTGCGCGACTGGCTGTTCAGCCGCCAGCGGTACTGGGGCGAGCCCTTCCCGATCGTCTACGACGAGGACGGCGTCGCCCACGCGCTGCCCGAGTCGATGCTGCCGCTGGAGCTGCCCGAGGTCGAGGACTACAGCCCGCGCACCTTCGACCCGGACGACTCCGACACCCAGCCGGAAACCCCGCTGTCGCGCAACGAGGACTGGGTCAACGTCACCCTGGACCTGGGCGACGGCCCCAAGAAGTACCGCCGCGAGACCAACACCATGCCCAACTGGGCCGGTTCCTGCTGGTACGAGTTCCGCTACCTGGACCCGCACAACGACCGCTCGCTGGTCGACCCGGAGATCGAGCGGTACTGGATGGGCCCGCGCGAGGGCCTGCCGCACGGAGGTGTCGACCTGTACGTCGGCGGCGCCGAGCACGCCGTGCTGCACCTGCTGTACGCGCGCTTCTGGTCCAAGGTCCTGTTCGACCTGGGCTATGTCTCCTCCTCGGAGCCGTTCCACAAGCTGTTCAACCAGGGCATGATCCAGGCCTACGTCTACCGCGACAGCCGGGGCATCGCGGTGCCGGCCGCCGAGGTGGAGGAGCGCGACGGCGCGTACTACTACCAGGGCGAGCAGGTCAGCCGCCTGCTGGGCAAGATGGGCAAGTCCCTGAAGAACGCGGTGACCCCGGACGAGATCGCCGCCGAGTACGGCGCCGACACGCTGCGCCTGTACGAGATGGCCATGGGCCCGCTGGACGTCTCCCGCCCGTGGGACACGCGCGCGGTGGTCGGCCAGTTCCGGCTGCTGCAGCGGCTGTGGCGCAACATCGTCGACGAGAGCACCGGCGAGGTCACCGTCACCGACGCCGAGCCCGACGAGGAGACCCTGCGGGCCCTGCACAAGGCCATCGACGGCGTGCGCCAGGACCTGGAGGGCCTGCGCTTCAACACCGCCATCGCCAAGGTCACCGAGCTGAACAACCACCTGACCAAGACCGGTGGCGCGGTGCCGCGGTCCGTGGCCGAGCCGCTGGTGCTGATGGTCGCCCCGCTGGCCCCGCACATCGCCGAGGAACTGTGGCGCAGGCTGGGCCACACCGGCTCCGTCGTCCACCGGGACTTCCCGGTCGCCGACCCGGCCTACGTCGTCGACGAGACCGTGACCTGCGTCGTGCAGATCAAGGGCAAGGTCAAGGCCCGGCTGGAGGTGCCGCCCGCCATCTCCGAGGAGGAGCTGGAGAAGGTCGCGCTGGCCGACGAGAAGGTGATCGCGGCGCTGGGCGGCGCGGGCATCCGCAAGGTGATCGTGCGGGCGCCGAAGCTGGTCAACATCGTTCCCGCGTAG
- a CDS encoding DegV family protein, translating to MSRHVAIVTDSTAYLPPRAMERHGITAVPLTVVLGDQALEEGTEISTRSLAQALQKRRSVTTSRPSPQVFAETYRKVAESGVSGIVSLHLSAELSGTYDAAVLAAREAPVPVRVVDTGMVAMALGFCALTAAETAEAGGTMDEAVTAAEKRAADTSAVFYVDTLDYLRRGGRIGAAQKLLGSALAVKPLLQLGDGRIEPLEKVRTASKAIARLEELTAERAGNAEVDIAVHHLAAADRAAALADRLRARVPGLADLHVSEVGAVIGAHTGPGLLGAVVSPR from the coding sequence ATGTCCCGCCATGTCGCGATCGTTACCGATTCAACGGCCTACCTGCCGCCCCGGGCGATGGAGCGTCACGGCATCACCGCGGTCCCGCTGACCGTGGTCCTCGGCGACCAGGCGCTCGAAGAGGGCACCGAGATCTCCACCCGCTCCCTGGCCCAGGCGCTGCAGAAGCGGCGCTCCGTCACCACCTCCCGCCCCAGCCCTCAGGTGTTCGCCGAGACCTACCGCAAGGTCGCCGAGTCCGGTGTCAGCGGCATCGTCTCCCTGCACCTGTCCGCCGAGCTGTCCGGCACCTACGACGCGGCGGTCCTCGCGGCGCGCGAGGCACCGGTGCCCGTGCGGGTGGTGGACACCGGAATGGTCGCGATGGCGCTCGGCTTCTGCGCGCTCACCGCGGCCGAGACCGCGGAGGCGGGCGGCACGATGGACGAGGCCGTCACGGCCGCCGAGAAGCGGGCCGCCGACACATCCGCCGTCTTCTACGTCGACACCCTCGACTATCTGCGCCGCGGTGGCCGCATCGGCGCCGCGCAGAAGCTGCTGGGTTCCGCGCTCGCCGTCAAGCCCCTGCTCCAGCTCGGCGACGGCCGTATCGAGCCGCTGGAAAAGGTGCGTACGGCGTCCAAGGCGATCGCGCGCCTGGAAGAACTCACGGCGGAGCGGGCGGGCAACGCGGAGGTCGACATCGCCGTCCACCATCTCGCCGCCGCCGACCGGGCCGCCGCACTCGCCGACCGGCTGCGGGCACGCGTCCCGGGCCTGGCCGACCTGCATGTCAGCGAGGTGGGAGCGGTGATCGGGGCGCACACCGGGCCCGGTCTGCTGGGGGCGGTCGTTTCGCCCCGCTGA